A region from the Panicum hallii strain FIL2 chromosome 1, PHallii_v3.1, whole genome shotgun sequence genome encodes:
- the LOC112881676 gene encoding berberine bridge enzyme-like 13, protein MQPRFGGLSLLLFLLLAASPCSPQEQEHDVAGALHESFLRCVANVSPTTADPSRIVHAPSEPSYPSLLNATIQNLRFASPRTPHPTLLLTPATAGEARACVACCRRHGLTVRARSGGHDYEGLSYRAVLPRAAGARPFAVVDVAALRDVRVDPARREARVGPGATLGELYYAVARESGGTLGFPAGICPTVCVGGHLSGGGFGPMMRKHGLAADNVVGAEVVDAEGRFLDRAAMGEGLFWALRGGGGGSFGVVVSWTVQLVPVPRVVSAFTVRRLLRRGDQRQTQSTLRLLTKWQRVAHALPDDLFVKAAIEPKLDSAGERHPLVVFKSLFLGNCSGMVAEMSTHLPELGVKPSDCRDMSWIQSMLYFYGYTNGQPAEVLLDRTLQPKDYYKIKLDYLTSPIPAAGLAGLLARIVEDRGGSIDIDPQGGAMGATPESATPYAHRRRYLYNVQYFVKWGGDANVSYEDGHLGWVRGVHGFMTPYASSRPRAAYINFRDLDLGRNVEGETSYEAARAWGEMYFRGNFRRLAMVKGVVDPEQVFWSEQSIPPLVVADAGEKQSESGLVLDS, encoded by the coding sequence ATGCAGCCAAGATTCGGGggcctctctctcctcctctttCTGCTCCTCGCAGCCTCGCCCTGTTCCCCGCAGGAGCAAGAACACGACGTCGCCGGCGCCCTCCACGAGAGCTTCCTCCGCTGCGTCGCCAACGTCTCACCGACCACCGCCGACCCGTCCCGGATCGTCCACGCGCCGTCGGAGCCCTCCTACCCTTCCCTGCTGAACGCCACCATCCAGAACCTCCGCTTCGCCTCGCCACGGACGCCGCACCCGACGCTGCTCCTCACGCCGGCGAccgccggcgaggcgcgggcctgCGTCGCCTGCTGCCGGCGCCACGGGCTCACGGTCCGCGCCCGCAGCGGCGGGCACGACTACGAGGGCCTCTCCTACCGCGCGgtgctgccccgcgccgccggggcCCGCCCCTTCGCGGTCGTCGACGTCGCCGCGCTCCGCGATGTGCGCGTGGACCCGGCGCGGCGCGAGGCGCGGGTCGGCCCGGGCGCCACGCTCGGGGAGCTCTACTACGCCGTGGCGCGCGAGAGCGGGGGGACGCTCGGGTTCCCCGCCGGGATCTGCCCCACGGTCTGCGTCGGGGGCCACCTCAGCGGCGGCGGGTTCGGGCCCATGATGCGGAAGCACGGCCTCGCCGCCGACAACGTGGTGGGCGCCGAGGTGGTGGACGCCGAGGGGAGGTTCCTGGACCGGGCGGCCATGGGCGAGGGCCTCTTCTGGGcgctccgcggcggcggcggcggcagcttcgGCGTCGTGGTCTCCTGGACGGTGCAGCTGGTGCCCGTGCCGCGCGTCGTGTCCGCCTTCACcgtccgccgcctcctccggcgCGGAGACCAGCGGCAAACCCAATCAACGCTCCGCCTCCTGACGAAGTGGCAGCGCGTGGCGCACGCGCTCCCCGACGACCTTTTCGTCAAGGCGGCCATAGAACCCAAGCTCGACTCCGCCGGTGAGAGGCACCCACTGGTGGTCTTCAAGTCGCTGTTCCTCGGCAACTGCAGCGGCATGGTCGCCGAGATGAGCACCCATctgccggagctcggcgttaaGCCCAGCGACTGTAGGGACATGAGCTGGATCCAATCCATGCTCTACTTCTACGGCTACACCAACGGCCAGCCCGCCGAGGTGCTGCTCGACCGGACCCTGCAGCCCAAGGACTACTACAAGATCAAGCTGGACTACCTGACCTCCCCGATCCCGGCCGCCGGCCTGGCCGGCCTCCTCGCGAGGATCGTCGAGGACAGGGGCGGGTCCATCGACATCGACCCGCAGGGCGGCGCGATGGGCGCGACGCCGGAGTCCGCCACGCCGTACGCGCACCGGCGACGGTACCTGTACAACGTGCAGTACTTCGTCAAGTGGGGCGGCGACGCGAACGTGTCCTACGAGGACGGGCACCTCGGGTGGGTGAGGGGGGTGCACGGGTTCATGACGCCGTACGCGAGCTCGAGGCCCCGGGCGGCGTACATCAACTTCAGGGACCTTGACCTGGGGCGGAACGTGGAGGGGGAGACGAGCTACGAGGCGGCCAGGGCGTGGGGGGAGATGTACTTCAGGGGCAACTTCAGGAGGCTGGCCATGGTGAAGGGCGTGGTGGATCCCGAGCAGGTGTTCTGGAGCGAGCAGAGCATCCCTCCCCTGGTTGTGGCGGATGCAGGGGAGAAGCAGAGTGAGAGTGGATTGGTTTTGGACAGCTGA